A window from Vigna angularis cultivar LongXiaoDou No.4 chromosome 7, ASM1680809v1, whole genome shotgun sequence encodes these proteins:
- the LOC108337528 gene encoding protein EXORDIUM-like 2: MPLLNPFSFLLFFILSTCGVLNLSNATSRAPNRMLALVQDQPLVLKYHKGTLLKGNITLHLLWYGTFTSTQRSILIDFVESLGSTSSSPTPSSVSSWWRTTESYRGGPCTLVVGRQTLDGNYSLGKSLNTDKLLALASKANYEAHVVHVIMTSADVAVEDFCMNQCGTHGWGKRKDGERVAYAWVGNPITQCPGQCAWPFHQPIYGPQTPPLVAPNVDVGVDGMVINLATVLAGLVTNPFEDGYYQGPPSAPLEAVSACTGIFGKGAYPGYPGNVLVDKTTGASYNAVGVRGRKFLLPAMWDPLSSSCKPMV; this comes from the coding sequence ATGCCTCTTCTCAACCCATTTTCCtttctcctcttcttcatcctctCAACATGCGGCGTTCTAAACCTTTCCAATGCCACTTCTCGTGCCCCTAATCGCATGTTAGCTTTGGTTCAGGACCAGCCACTTGTGTTAAAGTACCACAAAGGTACCCTCCTCAAGGGTAACATCACCCTCCATTTACTCTGGTACGGTACATTCACCTCCACCCAACGCTCCATACTCATCGACTTTGTCGAATCGCTAGGCTCCACGTCATCGTCTCCTACCCCTTCTTCCGTCTCTTCGTGGTGGCGAACCACCGAGAGCTACAGGGGAGGTCCCTGCACCCTCGTCGTAGGGAGACAAACCCTTGACGGTAACTACTCCCTCGGCAAGTCGCTGAACACGGACAAACTCCTCGCGTTGGCGTCGAAGGCCAACTACGAGGCTCACGTGGTGCACGTGATCATGACATCCGCTGACGTCGCGGTGGAGGACTTCTGCATGAACCAGTGTGGGACCCACGGGTGGGGGAAGAGGAAAGACGGCGAGAGGGTGGCGTACGCCTGGGTGGGGAACCCAATCACGCAGTGTCCGGGGCAGTGCGCGTGGCCCTTCCACCAACCCATTTACGGTCCCCAAACACCGCCGTTAGTGGCGCCTAACGTAGACGTTGGCGTTGACGGCATGGTGATAAATTTGGCCACGGTTCTCGCGGGGTTGGTGACGAACCCGTTCGAGGATGGGTACTACCAGGGGCCGCCAAGCGCTCCGCTGGAGGCGGTGTCGGCGTGCACCGGAATCTTTGGGAAGGGGGCGTATCCTGGTTACCCCGGGAACGTTCTGGTGGACAAGACGACGGGGGCTAGCTATAACGCCGTGGGGGTGCGCGGGCGGAAGTTTTTGCTGCCGGCTATGTGGGACCCCCTCAGCTCCAGCTGCAAGCCAATGGTGTGA